The following proteins are co-located in the Pedobacter frigiditerrae genome:
- a CDS encoding aldose epimerase family protein: MKKIILKAFPLAAFCFAIAISSCNQPQKAVENAKTDSLQYDTVINGKQVKLYTLTNSNGVTVTITNFGGRVISLLVPDKNDKLVDVSLGYDSISSYRKTGEPFFGALIGRYGNRIGKGKFTLEGKAYQLQLNDGTNTLHGGTDGFFGKVWDAKQDGQKLELTYSSADGEAGYPGKLDVKVVYTLTNENALQIDYTATTDKTTVVNLTNHTYFNLSGEGSNTILDHELMIAADAITPVDSTLIPTGALLPVKGTSFDFNVAKAIGKDIELKEEQLKFGKGYDHNFALKANDGKTPVATLKSPVTGIILEVYTTEPGLQFYSGNFLTGESKDGKKGKSYPHRSALCLETQHFPDAPNHANFASTTLKPGQVYTTSTTYKFTK; encoded by the coding sequence ATGAAAAAAATCATTCTTAAAGCCTTTCCTCTAGCAGCATTTTGTTTTGCTATTGCCATTTCATCTTGTAATCAACCTCAAAAAGCAGTTGAAAATGCTAAAACAGATTCGTTGCAATATGATACTGTAATTAATGGCAAACAAGTAAAACTTTATACCTTAACCAATAGCAATGGTGTAACTGTTACCATTACAAATTTTGGTGGTCGCGTAATTTCATTATTGGTGCCTGATAAAAATGATAAATTAGTAGATGTTTCTTTAGGTTATGATAGCATTAGCTCGTATCGCAAAACTGGGGAACCATTTTTTGGTGCCTTAATTGGTCGTTATGGCAATAGAATTGGAAAAGGGAAATTCACTCTTGAAGGCAAAGCATATCAATTGCAATTAAACGATGGTACAAATACTTTGCATGGTGGTACCGATGGTTTTTTTGGAAAAGTTTGGGATGCTAAACAGGATGGTCAGAAATTGGAATTAACTTATTCATCTGCAGATGGAGAAGCTGGTTATCCTGGTAAGTTAGATGTTAAGGTGGTTTATACATTAACTAACGAAAATGCCCTTCAAATAGACTATACAGCAACCACTGATAAAACAACAGTTGTTAATTTAACTAACCATACTTATTTTAATTTAAGCGGAGAAGGAAGCAATACCATTTTAGATCACGAGTTAATGATTGCTGCTGATGCGATTACTCCAGTAGATAGTACGTTAATTCCAACAGGTGCTTTGTTGCCAGTAAAAGGAACTTCGTTTGATTTTAATGTAGCTAAAGCAATTGGTAAAGACATTGAGTTAAAAGAAGAACAATTAAAGTTTGGTAAAGGATATGACCATAACTTTGCTTTAAAAGCTAACGATGGTAAAACACCTGTTGCTACTTTAAAAAGCCCAGTAACTGGTATTATTTTGGAAGTTTATACGACTGAACCTGGTTTGCAATTTTACAGCGGTAACTTCTTAACTGGCGAAAGTAAAGATGGTAAAAAAGGAAAATCTTATCCTCATCGCTCTGCATTGTGTTTAGAAACGCAACACTTTCCAGATGCACCAAATCACGCAAACTTTGCTTCTACAACTCTAAAACCTGGACAAGTTTATACAACTAGCACAACTTATAAGTTTACAAAATAA
- a CDS encoding HAD family phosphatase, producing the protein MQQISFKPKAFLFDLNGTMINDMHYHSKAWHHIINNDLGRALSFDEVNKEMYGKNAELLERVFGKNHFSESQILEISMEKERRYQEAYGPYLSLIDGLETFLKKGKEAGIKMAIGSAAIPFNIDFVLDGLKVRQYFDAIVSADDVAISKPNAETFLKGAIALGVHPSECLVFEDVPKGVQSAKNAEMKSIVITSTHNEADFNDFDNILGFIADYNNPILNLLF; encoded by the coding sequence ATGCAACAAATAAGTTTTAAGCCAAAAGCTTTTCTATTCGATTTAAATGGAACAATGATTAATGACATGCATTATCATTCTAAAGCTTGGCACCACATTATTAATAATGATTTAGGGAGAGCACTTTCTTTTGATGAGGTTAACAAGGAAATGTATGGCAAAAATGCAGAACTCTTAGAACGGGTTTTTGGAAAAAATCATTTCTCTGAAAGTCAGATTCTAGAAATTTCAATGGAAAAAGAGCGTCGCTATCAAGAAGCTTATGGTCCTTATTTATCTCTAATTGATGGATTAGAGACATTTCTAAAAAAAGGAAAAGAAGCAGGGATTAAAATGGCAATTGGTTCGGCAGCTATACCTTTTAATATAGATTTTGTATTAGATGGTTTAAAAGTAAGGCAATATTTTGATGCTATTGTAAGTGCAGATGATGTGGCAATAAGCAAACCAAATGCCGAGACTTTTTTAAAAGGAGCAATTGCTTTAGGCGTACATCCTTCTGAATGTTTAGTTTTTGAGGATGTTCCGAAAGGAGTTCAATCGGCAAAAAATGCTGAAATGAAGTCTATAGTGATTACCTCTACACATAATGAGGCAGATTTTAATGATTTTGATAATATTTTAGGATTTATAGCGGATTATAACAATCCGATTTTAAATTTGCTTTTTTAA
- a CDS encoding NUDIX hydrolase: MGYNQKAVLVAVDCIIFGYDGEQLKLLLVKRALEPEKDKWSLMGGFIGDDENLDGAAKRILLQLTGLHDVYLEQLHAYGSPDRDPIERTVSVAYFALIDINKYSKQLNDQYHAEWFKLKEVPDLIFDHPKMVKAAMDKIRYQAALHPILFELLPKKFTIPQLQALYEQVYDSPIDNRNFIRKITASGLLIKQAEKDKSNSRRGAFYFKLDRQKHRSQFQSFLNFIPKSIK; encoded by the coding sequence ATGGGATATAACCAAAAAGCCGTTCTTGTTGCAGTAGATTGTATCATATTTGGATATGATGGAGAACAACTAAAATTACTATTAGTAAAAAGAGCTTTAGAGCCAGAAAAGGATAAATGGAGTTTAATGGGCGGCTTTATTGGCGACGATGAAAATTTAGACGGTGCGGCTAAGCGAATTTTATTGCAGTTAACAGGTTTACATGATGTTTACCTCGAACAATTGCATGCATATGGTAGTCCAGACCGTGACCCAATTGAACGTACTGTTTCTGTCGCTTATTTTGCTTTAATCGACATTAACAAATACAGCAAACAACTTAACGACCAGTACCATGCAGAGTGGTTTAAGTTAAAAGAAGTGCCGGATTTAATATTTGACCATCCAAAAATGGTTAAAGCTGCCATGGATAAAATCCGTTATCAAGCAGCCTTACACCCTATTTTGTTCGAGCTTTTACCTAAGAAATTTACAATTCCGCAATTACAAGCTTTATACGAGCAGGTTTACGATTCGCCTATTGACAACAGAAACTTCATTAGAAAAATAACTGCCAGTGGATTGTTGATTAAACAAGCCGAAAAAGATAAATCGAACTCAAGACGTGGTGCTTTTTATTTTAAATTAGATAGACAAAAACATAGGTCGCAATTTCAATCTTTCCTTAATTTTATACCAAAGTCGATAAAATAA
- a CDS encoding AI-2E family transporter — translation MKEFPLTVKRSIELLGICLVVAILVIGRDIIMPVIMAFFISIMLLPIYRFLRKYKVPESLSIILPILFVLIFIAGIVWFFSAQIGILVDDFPQIKQNVAKHLQSLKEWISDLSGINTNKQEAFLKEKSDDLLSMGGKAASGAAVTLSGVFVFVGLLPIYIYLILFYKDILLRFSFMWFKTDDHPKVKEVVYETESIIKSYLVGLLIQVTYMTILLGGILLLIGIKHALLIGVIFALLNLIPYVGALIGNLIGVLLTLTSSTELWPVITVLGVIAAVQFLDNNILMPRIVGSKVKINALFSILGVFIGGAIAGVSGMFLSLPIIAVMKIIFDRSEQFKQWGVLLGDERPEKSPMTFARFRSKKPIETKSGTVHKKDSDKSKE, via the coding sequence ATGAAAGAATTTCCGCTCACCGTAAAGAGGTCTATTGAATTATTGGGTATCTGTTTAGTTGTTGCCATCTTGGTGATAGGTAGGGATATCATTATGCCAGTAATCATGGCATTTTTTATCAGCATCATGCTGTTACCTATTTACCGCTTTTTAAGAAAATATAAAGTTCCAGAATCGCTTTCTATCATCTTACCGATATTGTTCGTACTAATTTTTATCGCAGGAATCGTTTGGTTTTTCTCTGCACAGATTGGTATTTTGGTTGATGATTTCCCTCAAATAAAACAGAATGTTGCCAAACATTTACAGTCGCTAAAAGAGTGGATAAGTGACCTCTCGGGTATTAACACCAATAAGCAAGAAGCATTTTTAAAAGAGAAAAGTGACGATTTACTTTCTATGGGTGGCAAAGCTGCTAGTGGCGCTGCTGTTACCTTAAGTGGTGTTTTTGTTTTTGTTGGTCTGTTGCCCATCTACATTTATCTTATTTTATTTTACAAAGATATTTTACTTCGTTTTTCGTTCATGTGGTTTAAAACAGACGACCATCCCAAAGTGAAAGAAGTAGTTTATGAAACCGAATCAATCATTAAAAGTTACTTAGTTGGTTTGTTAATCCAAGTTACTTATATGACTATCCTTTTGGGTGGGATATTGCTTTTAATCGGCATTAAACACGCTTTATTGATTGGTGTAATTTTCGCATTATTGAACCTGATTCCTTATGTAGGTGCATTAATAGGAAACTTAATTGGCGTGTTGTTAACCTTAACTTCATCTACCGAACTATGGCCTGTAATCACTGTTTTAGGGGTAATTGCAGCTGTTCAGTTTTTAGACAATAATATTTTAATGCCTCGAATTGTGGGCTCAAAAGTAAAAATAAATGCACTGTTCTCTATCCTAGGCGTTTTTATAGGGGGCGCAATTGCTGGGGTTTCTGGTATGTTCCTCTCTCTCCCGATTATAGCAGTAATGAAAATTATTTTTGATAGAAGTGAGCAGTTTAAACAATGGGGTGTTTTGTTAGGCGATGAAAGACCTGAGAAAAGCCCGATGACCTTTGCGAGATTTAGAAGTAAAAAACCTATTGAGACGAAGAGTGGAACGGTTCACAAAAAAGATAGTGATAAGAGTAAGGAATAG
- a CDS encoding sulfite exporter TauE/SafE family protein, with protein MTNTFLQELILLCLAAFAAGFIDAIVGGGGLLQTPATLLILPHYPVASIFGTVKIPSLFGTSVAAFKYAKQVQFNYRVLISCVIAAFCASLLGAYSVSMINNAVIKPIILVVLILVAIYTYFNKQFGIHQHKEHSVRKQVLLAALFGLIIGFYDGLIGPGTGSFLILVFIAVLGFDFIHASAHAKVVNIATNLAAIIYFSSTGHILYQYAIPMAIFNIIGSYFGAKLALLKGNKFVRIFFLIVVFGTIMRFAWDVLVHNLH; from the coding sequence ATGACAAACACATTTCTACAAGAACTCATCTTACTTTGCCTAGCAGCCTTCGCAGCAGGTTTTATTGATGCCATTGTGGGCGGTGGAGGTTTATTGCAAACTCCTGCCACGCTACTTATTTTACCGCATTACCCTGTTGCCAGTATTTTCGGAACGGTAAAAATCCCTTCTCTTTTCGGGACTAGCGTGGCGGCTTTTAAATATGCCAAACAAGTACAATTTAACTATAGGGTTTTAATTTCTTGTGTAATTGCCGCTTTCTGTGCCTCACTTTTAGGTGCATATTCTGTGAGTATGATTAATAATGCAGTGATTAAGCCAATTATTTTAGTCGTGCTTATTTTAGTGGCTATTTACACTTATTTCAATAAGCAATTTGGCATTCATCAACACAAGGAACATTCTGTTAGAAAGCAGGTGTTGTTAGCTGCCCTCTTTGGCTTAATCATTGGTTTTTATGATGGTTTAATTGGTCCAGGAACAGGATCATTCCTCATCTTGGTTTTTATTGCGGTTCTCGGATTTGATTTTATCCACGCCAGTGCTCACGCTAAGGTTGTAAACATTGCCACCAATTTGGCAGCAATTATTTACTTCAGTTCTACTGGGCATATCTTATATCAATATGCTATACCAATGGCAATATTTAATATCATCGGCTCCTATTTCGGTGCTAAATTAGCCTTACTAAAAGGCAATAAGTTTGTCAGAATATTCTTCCTAATTGTAGTTTTTGGAACTATTATGAGGTTTGCTTGGGATGTTTTAGTTCATAACCTTCATTAG
- the argS gene encoding arginine--tRNA ligase: MNFIITATLNAIKQIYNEEIAESVINIQETRKEFEGQVTIVVFPFTKISKKSPEETARAIGEYLVENVEDITDFNVVKGFLNLSIAESYWINLLNNELLSDDFGKIKSNGQKVMVEYSSPNTNKPLHLGHVRNNLLGYAVAELLKADGYEVFKVNLVNDRGIHICKSMLAWQKWGNGETPESSGLKGDHLVGKYYVIFDKEYKKEITALMAEGQTEDEAKKNAPLIKEAQQMLLAWEAGDEAVINLWKKMNGWVYAGFDISYKNLGVDFDKYYYESNTYLLGKDTVDEGLEKGVFFKKEDGSVWIDLTADGLDQKLVLRADGTSVYITQDLGTAQMKYDDFKMDQSIYVVGNEQDYHFKVLFLILEKLGKSWAKGLHHLSYGMVDLPSGKMKSREGTVVDADDLVAEMIDTARQKTEALGKINDFSDEEKDELYYNIGLGALKYFLLKVEPKKRLLFDPSESIDFQGHTGPFIQYTHARIKSLLLKAEYKSGVKSLEFGALSETELEMIMLLAKYPTEISTAAKAYSPAFLANYLYELAKLFNKFYHEVPPIVKEENAALKQHRLNICKLTADVLKSGTKILGINVPERM, from the coding sequence ATGAATTTTATTATCACTGCCACGCTTAATGCAATTAAACAAATCTACAATGAAGAAATTGCGGAGAGTGTAATCAATATACAAGAAACGCGTAAGGAATTTGAAGGTCAGGTTACGATTGTCGTTTTTCCATTTACTAAAATCTCTAAAAAATCTCCAGAGGAAACCGCGAGAGCCATCGGCGAATATTTGGTAGAAAACGTTGAAGATATCACTGACTTTAATGTGGTTAAGGGCTTTTTAAACTTAAGCATAGCCGAAAGCTACTGGATTAATTTATTGAACAACGAGTTATTGAGTGATGATTTTGGTAAAATAAAATCGAACGGTCAAAAAGTGATGGTAGAATATTCTTCGCCAAACACTAACAAGCCTTTGCACTTGGGCCACGTTCGCAACAATTTATTAGGTTATGCAGTTGCTGAGTTATTGAAAGCCGATGGTTACGAAGTTTTTAAAGTGAATTTGGTTAACGATAGAGGAATTCATATCTGTAAATCGATGTTGGCTTGGCAAAAATGGGGCAACGGCGAGACTCCTGAAAGTTCGGGTTTAAAAGGCGACCATTTGGTAGGGAAGTATTATGTAATCTTTGATAAGGAATATAAAAAGGAGATTACAGCCTTAATGGCGGAAGGTCAGACTGAAGATGAAGCCAAGAAGAATGCGCCTTTAATTAAGGAAGCTCAACAAATGTTGTTGGCTTGGGAAGCTGGTGATGAAGCCGTTATTAATCTTTGGAAAAAGATGAATGGTTGGGTTTACGCTGGGTTTGATATTAGCTATAAAAACTTAGGTGTAGATTTTGATAAATATTACTACGAAAGCAATACCTATTTATTAGGAAAAGATACAGTTGATGAAGGATTGGAAAAAGGCGTTTTCTTTAAAAAAGAAGATGGCTCCGTGTGGATAGATTTAACAGCGGATGGCTTAGACCAAAAACTAGTTTTGCGTGCTGACGGAACTTCGGTTTACATTACGCAAGATTTAGGAACTGCTCAAATGAAATATGATGATTTTAAGATGGACCAATCTATTTATGTAGTTGGTAATGAACAAGATTATCACTTCAAGGTTCTGTTTTTAATCTTAGAAAAACTTGGTAAAAGCTGGGCAAAAGGTCTACATCACTTAAGTTATGGGATGGTAGATTTGCCTAGCGGAAAGATGAAAAGCAGGGAAGGAACGGTGGTTGATGCAGATGATTTAGTGGCAGAAATGATTGATACTGCCCGTCAGAAGACGGAAGCTTTGGGTAAAATAAATGATTTTTCTGATGAGGAAAAAGATGAGCTTTACTATAACATCGGACTAGGTGCTTTAAAATATTTCTTGTTAAAAGTTGAACCTAAAAAACGTTTGTTATTCGACCCATCTGAATCTATCGATTTCCAAGGTCATACAGGTCCGTTTATACAGTACACTCACGCTAGGATTAAATCATTGTTGTTGAAAGCGGAATATAAGTCGGGAGTTAAGAGTTTGGAGTTTGGTGCGCTTTCAGAAACTGAACTAGAAATGATTATGCTTTTGGCTAAATATCCTACTGAAATTTCTACAGCAGCAAAAGCATATAGTCCAGCATTTTTAGCGAATTACTTATATGAATTAGCCAAGTTATTTAATAAGTTTTATCACGAAGTTCCTCCAATTGTAAAAGAAGAAAATGCAGCTTTAAAGCAACATCGTTTAAATATTTGTAAGCTTACTGCTGATGTTTTAAAAAGCGGAACAAAGATATTGGGTATTAATGTGCCAGAGAGGATGTAA
- a CDS encoding arginine deiminase family protein, translating to MSKQQQGFKVNVNTEIGRLRKLLIHSPDSGLGKVVPSKAQDWLFEDIVHLDTIRKGEYDYYLKLLMYFLDPEKIKGKLADIDSEEANRNFYKPGHKDFHNSNSVLEIQQLLIEMLENESIKKKLVSAVCAIEGCTYKLQLQLAEMNPKELAELCISGTMADDTMIFAPIPNLIFTRDVGTTINNFILLNKPAKKARARETLLMRYLFFNHPVFEAYRNNILEIPDVTMHFLRPGDEPSFSTTLEGGDVMMVSPNHVLIGCSERTSEHGANEAIKLLFEQNVVEKVTVVKIPAKRDYMHLDTVFTQVKRNTWVILNSIAHSPKFNADEPINFLKEPEKLEATTAIQFHKDKPGEPKYFEHVEALLDDISRNDLHSTEPTKIIYSGNNTFPYDSREQWTDSCNLLALKEGIVVGYDRNDKTVDAFKAEGFNIVDVKDLIQDLESGKVDANTMTDTLILMPSAELSRARGGFHCMSLPILRDGI from the coding sequence ATGAGTAAACAACAACAGGGTTTTAAAGTTAATGTAAATACGGAAATAGGCCGATTGAGGAAATTATTAATCCATAGTCCAGATAGTGGATTGGGAAAAGTAGTTCCTTCTAAGGCACAAGATTGGCTTTTTGAGGATATTGTTCACTTAGATACCATCCGTAAAGGCGAATACGATTACTATTTAAAGTTGTTGATGTACTTTTTGGACCCTGAAAAGATTAAAGGTAAATTAGCCGATATTGATTCTGAAGAAGCCAATCGTAATTTCTATAAACCTGGGCACAAAGACTTCCACAATTCTAATTCAGTTTTAGAAATCCAACAATTGTTGATTGAGATGTTGGAAAATGAATCGATTAAGAAAAAATTAGTTTCTGCAGTTTGTGCCATAGAAGGGTGTACTTATAAATTACAGCTTCAACTAGCTGAAATGAACCCAAAAGAATTGGCAGAATTGTGCATTTCGGGTACAATGGCAGATGATACGATGATATTTGCCCCTATTCCTAATTTGATTTTCACAAGGGATGTGGGCACTACGATTAACAATTTCATTCTGCTTAATAAACCTGCAAAAAAAGCTCGTGCTCGCGAAACATTGTTGATGCGCTATTTATTCTTTAATCACCCTGTTTTTGAAGCCTATAGAAATAACATCTTAGAAATTCCAGATGTTACGATGCATTTCTTAAGACCAGGTGATGAGCCTTCATTTAGCACTACTTTAGAAGGTGGTGATGTAATGATGGTGAGTCCAAATCATGTTTTAATAGGTTGTAGTGAAAGGACATCAGAACATGGGGCAAATGAAGCTATTAAATTGTTATTTGAACAAAATGTTGTAGAAAAGGTAACGGTGGTTAAAATTCCTGCGAAGCGAGATTATATGCACTTAGATACCGTTTTTACGCAAGTGAAAAGGAATACTTGGGTAATTTTAAACTCCATTGCACACTCGCCTAAGTTTAACGCAGATGAACCGATTAACTTTCTGAAGGAACCAGAAAAACTAGAAGCTACAACTGCTATTCAATTTCACAAAGATAAACCTGGAGAGCCTAAATATTTCGAGCATGTAGAGGCTTTGTTAGATGATATCAGCCGAAACGATTTACACAGTACTGAGCCTACTAAAATCATCTATAGCGGAAACAATACTTTCCCTTATGATTCGAGGGAACAATGGACCGATTCATGTAATTTACTGGCCTTAAAAGAAGGTATTGTTGTGGGATATGACAGAAACGACAAAACTGTAGACGCTTTTAAAGCGGAAGGCTTTAACATTGTTGATGTAAAAGATTTAATTCAAGATTTGGAAAGTGGCAAGGTCGATGCAAATACAATGACAGATACTTTGATTTTAATGCCATCAGCAGAATTATCTAGGGCTAGAGGCGGATTTCATTGTATGAGTTTACCGATATTGAGGGATGGCATTTAA
- the ctlX gene encoding citrulline utilization hydrolase CtlX: protein MIRPVDFKFNEQTAGNNKFQIASADADVQQQALAEFDGFVNLLRTNGVDVTVIDDTLEPSTPDSIFPNNWVSFHDDGEVILYPMFSENRRAERREDIIHTVSEHFKVGKVTDLSTDEAQDIFLEGTGSLVLDRDNKIAYACISIRTNEIALNKFCKATGYTPIVFNAGDFSGFPIYHTNVMMCVGDKFAVVCFESIADVNEQETVKTSLKSHQKELIEINYDQMNRFAGNMLQVKNDVGESLLVMSEQAYLSLDKNQISSLEKYCKIIYAPLYTIEKNGGGSARCMLAEVHLPLKN, encoded by the coding sequence ATGATTCGTCCAGTTGATTTTAAGTTCAATGAACAAACAGCGGGCAATAATAAATTTCAAATTGCTTCAGCAGATGCTGATGTACAGCAACAAGCATTAGCAGAATTTGATGGTTTTGTAAATTTATTGCGAACAAACGGAGTTGATGTTACTGTGATTGATGATACCTTAGAACCATCAACCCCAGATTCTATTTTTCCAAATAACTGGGTTTCATTTCACGATGATGGAGAAGTTATTCTCTACCCGATGTTCTCAGAAAACAGACGTGCAGAACGAAGAGAGGACATTATCCATACCGTAAGTGAGCACTTTAAAGTTGGAAAAGTAACCGATTTAAGCACAGACGAAGCGCAAGATATATTTTTAGAAGGAACAGGAAGTTTAGTGTTAGATAGGGATAACAAAATAGCTTATGCCTGCATTTCTATCAGAACAAATGAAATTGCCTTAAATAAATTTTGTAAGGCTACAGGTTATACTCCTATTGTATTTAACGCTGGTGATTTTAGTGGTTTCCCTATTTACCATACCAATGTGATGATGTGTGTTGGCGATAAATTTGCTGTTGTTTGTTTCGAATCAATTGCTGATGTTAATGAACAGGAAACCGTTAAAACTAGCCTAAAAAGTCATCAAAAAGAGCTTATAGAAATCAACTATGACCAAATGAATCGTTTTGCTGGAAACATGTTGCAGGTTAAAAATGATGTTGGAGAAAGTTTATTAGTGATGTCTGAACAGGCTTATTTGTCTTTGGATAAAAACCAAATTTCTAGCTTGGAGAAATATTGTAAAATCATTTATGCTCCACTTTACACGATTGAAAAAAATGGTGGTGGTAGCGCAAGATGTATGTTAGCAGAGGTGCATCTGCCGCTGAAGAATTAA
- a CDS encoding alkylphosphonate utilization protein gives MSLQQELLNRSGNKCELCTADTNLSVYEVPPTSNANADNSIMVCKTCLDQIEKNEQINPEHWKVLTETMWSEFAPVQVMAWRMLSRLRNEGWAADSLDILYLDEGTLEWAKKTGDHEQDGTVEFHQDSNGARLLEGDTVVLIKTLDVKGSTISAKLGTVVKNIRLVHDNTEQIEGKVEGQTIVILTKYLRKG, from the coding sequence ATGTCTTTACAACAAGAGCTTTTAAATCGTTCAGGTAATAAATGTGAGTTATGTACAGCTGATACAAATCTATCAGTATATGAAGTTCCTCCTACAAGCAATGCCAATGCAGACAATAGCATTATGGTTTGCAAAACTTGTTTAGACCAGATTGAGAAAAATGAGCAAATCAATCCAGAACATTGGAAGGTATTAACTGAAACCATGTGGTCTGAATTTGCACCTGTTCAGGTTATGGCTTGGAGAATGTTAAGCAGATTAAGAAATGAAGGTTGGGCGGCAGATAGCTTAGACATCTTATACCTTGATGAGGGAACTTTAGAATGGGCTAAAAAAACAGGCGACCATGAGCAAGATGGCACTGTAGAATTTCATCAAGATAGTAATGGCGCTCGTTTGTTAGAAGGCGATACGGTGGTTTTAATTAAAACTTTAGATGTTAAAGGAAGTACAATAAGTGCTAAGCTTGGAACAGTTGTAAAAAACATCCGCTTAGTACATGATAATACCGAGCAAATTGAAGGCAAGGTTGAGGGTCAAACTATTGTGATATTGACGAAATATCTTAGAAAAGGATAA